The proteins below are encoded in one region of Carettochelys insculpta isolate YL-2023 chromosome 32, ASM3395843v1, whole genome shotgun sequence:
- the LOC142004749 gene encoding olfactory receptor 10A4-like, producing the protein MISSENDPAGNQTISDALILVGFSYLSKLQILLFLVLLVIYLVTLMGNLLVILLIKLNPSLHTPMYFFLMNLSFLEICFTSSVIPHLLVHLLGEENSISIAGCAAQMYIFTIMGLTECCLLAAMAYDRYVAICHPLHYTTIMSGRVCALLAGASWAIGISVEVTEVTWIFSLPFCGSNRIQHFFCDVSPVMQKACADTSKNELMLLTVSVVFILGPFLLILLSYILIISTILKLASIDGRHKAFSTCSSHLMVVTLFYGTALITYLGPKSSSSPESDQMISLLNTIISPALNPIIYTLRNKEVKGAFRKTLQKCSFPHHWRN; encoded by the coding sequence ATGATCTCTTCCGAGAACGACCCTGCAGGGAACCAAACCATCTCCGATGCACTGATCCTGGTGGGATTTTCATACCTCAGCAAACTGCAAATCCTGCTCTTTCTGGTccttctggtcatctacctggtcaccctgatggggaacctcctggttatcctgctgataaagttGAATCCTtcactccacacccccatgtatttcttcctgatgAACCTGTCTTTCCtagaaatctgcttcaccagcagtgtgatCCCTCACCTGCTGGTTCACCTCCTGGGAGAGGAAAATTCCATCTCCATtgcaggctgtgcagcccagatgtACATCTTCACCATCATGGGCCTCACAGAATGCTGCCTACTAGCggccatggcctatgaccgctatgtggccatatgtcaccccctgcactacacaaccatcatgagcggccgAGTGTGTGCTCTGCTTGCGGGGGCTTCATGGGCCATTGGCATCTCTGTGGAAGTTACTGAGGTCACTtggatcttcagcctgcctttCTGTGGCTCAAACCGTATCCAGCACTTCTTCTGTGACGTCTCACCAGTGATGCAGAAGGCCTGTGCCGATACCTCCAAAAATGAGTTGATGCTCTTGACTGTGTCAGTTGTCTTCATCCTGGGTCCATTCttgttgatactcctgtcctacatcctcattatctccaccatcctcaagctggcATCCATAGATGGAAGGcataaagccttctccacctgctcctcccacctcatggtggtgactttgttctatggaacggccctcatcacctacctcGGGCCCAAGTCGAGCTCCAGCCCAGAAAGTGACCAAatgatttccctattgaacacaatCATCTCACCAGCATTGAATCCCATAATTTatactctgaggaacaaagaggtgaagggagcctTCAGAAAAACTCTACAGAAGTGCAGTTTTCCTCACCattggagaaattag
- the LOC142004673 gene encoding olfactory receptor 6C4-like, with the protein MKNQTTVVEFIILGLSNSLHIDIFLFVILLLVFLSTVMGNLIIITLSLVDHRLHSPMYFFLRSFAVVEICFTSVITPRLLYSLLTGRKSVSLPGCFLQLCFVCFLGACMFCHGSVMSFDRYMAICHPLRYGPIMNGRLCFQLVLGCWLVSFSTMFPHVFMTMLVPFCGSNIINHFYCDTAALLHLSCTDTGHVELIVFVSATVILLGTLTVNTTSYVFIISSVMRIPSSTGRRKAFSTCSAHFLVVVILYASSITRYVQPSQRGVQDLDKVMSLLYCVVTPLFNPYIYALRNEQLKASFKDAWGRAFSQWLRL; encoded by the coding sequence ATGAAGAACCAGACCACGGTGGTAGAGTTCATCATCTTGGGGTTGTCCAACAGCCTCCACATCGACATCTTCCTCTTTGTGATTCTTTTACTCGTTTTCCTGTCGACTGTAATGGGAAACCTCATCATCATCACCTTGTCCTTGGTGGACCATCGCCTCCActcccccatgtatttcttcctcagGAGCTTTGCTGTTGTAGAAATTTGCTTCACCTCCGTCATCACACCCAGGTTGCTCTACAGCCTCCTAACAGGGAGAAAATCTGTTTCCCTCCCTGGGTGTTTCCTTCAGCTGTGTTTTGTCTGCTTCCTGGGGGCCTGTATGTTTTGCCATGGATCTGTCATGTCCTTTGACCGCTACATGGCCATCTGCCACCCGCTGCGTTATGGCCCCATCATGAATGGCAGGCTCTGTTTCCAGTTAGTGCTCGGTTGCTGGTTGGTAAGTTTTTCTACAATGTTCCCCCATGTATTTATGACCATGTTGGTGCCTTTCTGTGGCTCCAACATCATAAACCACTTTTACTGTGATACAGCTGCATTGCTCCACCTCTCCTGTACAGACACAGGGCATGTCGagttaattgtttttgtttccgCAACAGTGATCTTACTCGGTACTTTAACGGTCAACACCACTTCCTACGTCTTTATCATTTCCTCTGTCATGCGCATCCCCTCCTCCACAGGAAGGAGAAAGGCCTTTTCCACTTGTTCTGCTCACTTCCTGGTGGTTGTGATATTGTACGCTAGCTCCATCACCAGGTATGTCCAACCAAGTCAGCGGGGTGTGCAGGACTTGGACAAAGTTATGTCCCTGCTGTACTGTGTGGTCACCCCACTCTTTAACCCGTACATCTATGCTCTCAGAAATGAACAACTCAAAGCATCCTTCAAGGATGCCTGGGGCAGAGCTTTTTCTCAGTGGCTGAGGCTGTGA